A region from the Xenopus laevis strain J_2021 chromosome 4S, Xenopus_laevis_v10.1, whole genome shotgun sequence genome encodes:
- the LOC121393270 gene encoding uncharacterized protein LOC121393270 isoform X1 — protein MSSVFQPMAILLDDVLNPIVTRTKSYVRDTTDFINKINTIHCTNDNILLCTMDVASLYTSIPHDLGIDTVKRNIQELQLPTGVDSMLLQFLEWVLKKNYFVFENKYYEQSQGTSMGSNVAPAYANLFMARFEDEFVYTSTFWPSICTWLRYIDDLFFIWQDTEEKLQSFCEYLNTRLPTIKFTLEFDKTEIHFLDVKVEMDQKLKPWTTNPPIMAYKRPPNLRDRLVHAVQEPMKKQGTWLSDTKGMYRCGRCVNCNFSIRSDKFYHPKTGKEYAIGDYINCQTDFVIYLLKCPCGKIYVGETTRTLTTRIGEHRSDIRLNKITSPVARHFMAERHQVSQLRFMGIERVMTPKRGGDREILLKQRELKWIYKLNALSPDGLNEDREFSVFL, from the exons ATGTCATCTGTATTCCAACCGATGGCTATCCTATTGGATGATGTTTTGAACCCTATAGTGACACGTACCAAATCCTATGTAAGGGATACCACGGACTTCATCAATAAGATTAATACGATACATTGTACTAATGACAATATACTATTATGTACGATGGACGTGGCATCCCTTTACACATCAATTCCACATGATTTGGGTATTGACACAGTGAAACGCAATATACAAGAGTTACAGCTTCCAACAGGTGTTGACAGCATGTTGTTACAATTTCTCGAATGGGTCTTGAAGAAAAACTACTTTGTCTTTGAGAATAAATATTATGAACAAAGCCAAGGCACATCGATGGGATCAAATGTGGCTCCTGCTTATGCCAATTTATTTATGGCAAGATTCGAAGATGAATTTGTATATACGAGCACATTTTGGCCCTCGATCTGTACTTGgctacgctatatagatgacctaTTCTTTATATGGCAGGATACTGAAGAAAAACTACAGTCTTTCTGTGAATATTTGAATACCAGGCTCCCTACTATCAAGTTCACCCTTGAATTTGATAAGACTGAGATACACTTCCTTGATGTGAAAGTTGAG ATGGATCAAAAATTGAAACCTTGGACAACGAACCCACCTATAATGGCGTATAAACGACCACCCAATTTAAGAGATCGTCTAGTGCATGCTGTACAGGAACCAATGAAGAAACAAGGTACATGGTTAAGTGACACAAAGGGCATGTATAGATGCGGTAGATGTGTGAACTGCAACTTCAGTATAAGATCTGATAAGTTCTACCATCCAAAGACAGGGAAGGAATACGCAATAGGTGATTATATTAACTGCCAGACTGACTTTGTGATATACCttttaaaatgcccgtgtggcaaaATATATGTTGGTGAGACGACCAGGACTTTGACAACAAGAATAGGAGAACATAGGAGTGACATTAGGTTGAATAAAATCACATCACCAGTAGCAAGACATTTTATGGCAGAAAGACATCAAGTCAGCCAGTTAAGATTTATGGGCATTGAGAGAGTTATGACACCGAAACGAGGAGGGGATAGAGAGATACTCCTTAAACAAAGAGAACTTAAATGGATATACAAAC
- the LOC121393270 gene encoding uncharacterized protein LOC121393270 isoform X2, giving the protein MSSVFQPMAILLDDVLNPIVTRTKSYVRDTTDFINKINTIHCTNDNILLCTMDVASLYTSIPHDLGIDTVKRNIQELQLPTGVDSMLLQFLEWVLKKNYFVFENKYYEQSQGTSMGSNVAPAYANLFMARFEDEFVYTSTFWPSICTWLRYIDDLFFIWQDTEEKLQSFCEYLNTRLPTIKFTLEFDKTEIHFLDVKVEMDQKLKPWTTNPPIMAYKRPPNLRDRLVHAVQEPMKKQENRHVG; this is encoded by the exons ATGTCATCTGTATTCCAACCGATGGCTATCCTATTGGATGATGTTTTGAACCCTATAGTGACACGTACCAAATCCTATGTAAGGGATACCACGGACTTCATCAATAAGATTAATACGATACATTGTACTAATGACAATATACTATTATGTACGATGGACGTGGCATCCCTTTACACATCAATTCCACATGATTTGGGTATTGACACAGTGAAACGCAATATACAAGAGTTACAGCTTCCAACAGGTGTTGACAGCATGTTGTTACAATTTCTCGAATGGGTCTTGAAGAAAAACTACTTTGTCTTTGAGAATAAATATTATGAACAAAGCCAAGGCACATCGATGGGATCAAATGTGGCTCCTGCTTATGCCAATTTATTTATGGCAAGATTCGAAGATGAATTTGTATATACGAGCACATTTTGGCCCTCGATCTGTACTTGgctacgctatatagatgacctaTTCTTTATATGGCAGGATACTGAAGAAAAACTACAGTCTTTCTGTGAATATTTGAATACCAGGCTCCCTACTATCAAGTTCACCCTTGAATTTGATAAGACTGAGATACACTTCCTTGATGTGAAAGTTGAG ATGGATCAAAAATTGAAACCTTGGACAACGAACCCACCTATAATGGCGTATAAACGACCACCCAATTTAAGAGATCGTCTAGTGCATGCTGTACAGGAACCAATGAAGAAACAAG